A genomic window from Sulfurimonas sp. includes:
- a CDS encoding permease translates to MFDWWKELSGFFVFELFGVQKESAMGEALHFFLYDTVKIFILLIAIIFMVSFLRTYFNTEKVRVYLQGKSEFSGNVLAALFGIITPFCTCSAIPLFLGFMQARIPVGITFSFLISAPLNNEIAIAMLFTLFGIKITALYIGLGLFIAIVGGYAMGKMKNLEQYILIPVKPIEGELEDVEIKLSVKQRAKEAMEYSKDIFGKIYLYVMAGVGIGAFIHGYVPSDFIAAYAGGDAWYTVPLAVAMGIPMYSNAAGVMPLVEVLTDKGMLLGTALAFMMSVTALSLPEAMILKRILHTKLIAIFFAIVGFGIVAVGYLFNAIL, encoded by the coding sequence GTGTTTGATTGGTGGAAGGAGCTTAGCGGCTTTTTTGTTTTTGAACTTTTCGGGGTTCAAAAAGAGAGTGCGATGGGCGAGGCTCTGCACTTTTTTCTTTACGATACTGTAAAGATTTTTATTCTTTTAATTGCGATTATTTTTATGGTTAGTTTTTTAAGAACATATTTCAATACCGAAAAAGTAAGAGTTTATCTGCAAGGCAAAAGCGAGTTTAGCGGTAATGTTTTGGCCGCACTTTTTGGGATAATTACCCCTTTTTGCACTTGCAGTGCGATTCCTCTTTTTTTAGGCTTTATGCAAGCGCGCATCCCCGTAGGGATAACTTTTAGTTTCTTAATCTCCGCACCCCTAAATAATGAAATAGCAATCGCCATGCTTTTTACGCTCTTTGGCATCAAAATCACGGCTCTATATATAGGGCTTGGACTCTTTATAGCCATAGTCGGTGGATATGCTATGGGTAAAATGAAAAACTTGGAGCAATATATACTTATTCCCGTTAAGCCTATAGAGGGCGAGTTAGAGGATGTAGAGATAAAACTAAGCGTCAAGCAAAGAGCAAAAGAGGCTATGGAATATTCAAAAGATATTTTTGGCAAGATTTATCTCTATGTAATGGCGGGAGTCGGTATAGGCGCATTCATACACGGTTATGTTCCCTCAGATTTCATAGCGGCTTATGCAGGCGGTGATGCTTGGTACACCGTGCCTTTGGCAGTAGCGATGGGGATACCGATGTACTCAAATGCTGCAGGTGTTATGCCTCTTGTAGAGGTTTTGACCGATAAAGGGATGCTTTTGGGAACGGCTTTGGCGTTTATGATGTCAGTTACCGCTCTTAGTCTTCCCGAAGCGATGATACTCAAACGCATACTTCATACAAAACTTATAGCGATATTTTTTGCAATAGTAGGTTTTGGAATAGTTGCGGTGGGGTATCTGTTTAATGCGATATTATAA
- a CDS encoding thioredoxin family protein, whose amino-acid sequence MKIEILGTGCAKCKTLEAAAKEAAAKVGGFHQVVKVDDVVQIMGYGVMSTPALVIDGVVKSSGKVLSVEEVIAFMGSKN is encoded by the coding sequence ATGAAAATAGAGATACTAGGAACAGGTTGCGCAAAGTGCAAAACATTGGAAGCAGCAGCAAAAGAGGCAGCTGCAAAAGTAGGCGGATTTCATCAGGTCGTAAAAGTTGATGATGTTGTTCAAATAATGGGTTATGGTGTTATGAGTACACCCGCACTTGTAATCGACGGTGTAGTTAAGAGCAGCGGAAAAGTACTCAGTGTTGAAGAAGTTATAGCATTTATGGGTAGTAAAAATTGA
- a CDS encoding rhodanese-like domain-containing protein: MKKLAIILSLAVLAFGGDVKPKDFDAYLKSFSVQETADMKIKSVDMLELIKSGEAVLIDVRFAEEFKAWNMPFAKNIPLNELPNRLNELPKDKLIITACPHNDRSNMARVYLTMKGYNAKYLNDGLLKVTDYLKGGTAVGFMGELEKK; this comes from the coding sequence ATGAAAAAATTAGCAATAATCTTATCTTTAGCAGTTTTAGCTTTTGGCGGTGATGTAAAACCAAAAGATTTTGATGCGTATCTAAAGAGCTTTAGTGTTCAAGAGACCGCAGATATGAAAATCAAGTCTGTCGATATGCTAGAACTCATAAAAAGCGGCGAAGCAGTTTTGATAGATGTGAGATTTGCCGAAGAGTTTAAAGCGTGGAATATGCCTTTTGCAAAAAACATTCCTCTAAACGAGTTGCCAAACCGCCTAAATGAACTCCCAAAAGACAAACTCATCATCACGGCTTGTCCGCATAACGACAGATCAAATATGGCAAGAGTTTATCTTACTATGAAAGGGTACAATGCAAAGTACTTAAATGACGGTCTTTTAAAAGTGACCGACTACCTAAAAGGCGGTACAGCCGTTGGATTTATGGGAGAGTTAGAGAAAAAATAA
- a CDS encoding L,D-transpeptidase, whose translation MIFLKLFFTSLFLTTLVFADGKFYTLSMCLTKDHDGASYFLNRYLDEPEADIFIVKLEDGRYITTYGSFNSRENAMEFMAKLPERLKQHKPFIKEFDYNLASSGNKNIEKYIFHKDSFNYSISVCSSKEYKNALGCVKEYIPNQKSEVYIIKDDDGLYKTLYGAFQTHQEAQKFMNTLAEVTKSQGPFVKKLSYSLKDTKNYSEKILERESKQKKAIDVDQFIKFEKIVISVDSKTHKMSLQGILDGKAVELKEYKVSTAKKDMPKPLGEGGVTSISLHPHWYPTQDTIQHFKKTKNIILPPVVPYGHPYNYMGEAKINLTHEVDGKNIFRIHGTVNESTIGRSESGGCIRMKNSEVLELATMLQKYSDKKSIKNIRVILN comes from the coding sequence ATGATTTTTTTAAAGCTCTTTTTTACATCTCTCTTTTTAACTACTTTAGTTTTTGCCGATGGGAAGTTTTATACCCTCTCCATGTGTTTGACAAAAGATCATGACGGTGCGTCTTATTTTTTAAACAGATATCTTGATGAGCCTGAGGCGGATATATTTATAGTCAAGCTTGAAGATGGACGCTACATCACGACATACGGTTCGTTTAACTCAAGAGAGAATGCGATGGAGTTTATGGCAAAACTCCCTGAGAGGCTAAAACAACACAAGCCTTTTATAAAAGAGTTTGACTACAATCTAGCTTCTAGCGGCAATAAAAATATAGAAAAGTATATATTTCACAAAGATAGTTTCAACTACTCCATATCCGTCTGTTCTTCAAAAGAGTATAAAAACGCACTCGGATGCGTCAAAGAGTATATACCAAATCAAAAGAGCGAAGTTTACATCATCAAAGACGACGATGGGCTTTACAAAACGCTCTACGGTGCTTTTCAAACGCACCAAGAGGCACAGAAGTTTATGAACACCCTTGCTGAAGTAACAAAATCCCAAGGACCTTTTGTAAAAAAACTCTCCTATAGCCTCAAAGACACCAAAAACTACTCAGAAAAAATTCTCGAAAGAGAATCAAAACAGAAAAAAGCCATAGATGTAGATCAGTTTATAAAGTTTGAGAAGATTGTTATCAGTGTCGATTCCAAAACACACAAGATGTCGCTTCAAGGCATCTTAGACGGCAAAGCAGTAGAGCTCAAAGAATACAAAGTCTCAACTGCTAAAAAAGATATGCCAAAACCTCTGGGCGAAGGCGGAGTAACCTCCATATCTCTGCATCCTCATTGGTATCCTACACAAGACACCATCCAACATTTCAAAAAGACAAAAAATATCATCCTCCCTCCGGTTGTACCCTACGGACATCCCTACAACTATATGGGAGAGGCAAAAATAAACCTGACACATGAAGTGGACGGCAAAAATATCTTTAGGATACACGGCACGGTCAATGAATCCACCATCGGCAGAAGCGAATCAGGCGGGTGTATAAGAATGAAAAACTCTGAAGTGCTAGAACTGGCAACCATGCTTCAAAAGTACTCCGATAAAAAAAGTATAAAAAATATCAGAGTGATTTTGAACTAA
- a CDS encoding IS1 family transposase has product MSETKSFYQESVEKLKSSLRFSHSIMDELFTFVGNKQNRYYVWTAMVYTQTGKPFYYYRLCPRRTTEELFEFDLDLPRVDYVFCDEAFTYDKMYADKAIQAKGAMTNIIENLNSQLRDKIAYLVRRTKAHAKSADWLDYKLARFFNNKNLYG; this is encoded by the coding sequence ATGAGTGAAACGAAATCATTTTACCAAGAGAGTGTCGAAAAGCTCAAGAGTTCACTTAGATTCAGTCACAGCATCATGGATGAACTCTTCACATTTGTGGGGAATAAACAGAATCGGTACTATGTCTGGACAGCAATGGTTTATACTCAAACAGGCAAGCCGTTTTACTATTACCGCTTATGCCCTCGCCGAACCACTGAAGAACTATTTGAATTCGATCTTGATCTACCAAGAGTTGATTATGTCTTTTGTGATGAAGCATTCACTTACGACAAAATGTATGCTGATAAAGCCATTCAAGCCAAAGGTGCCATGACCAATATCATCGAAAATCTGAATTCTCAACTCAGAGATAAAATTGCTTATCTCGTCAGACGCACCAAAGCTCATGCCAAATCAGCCGATTGGCTTGATTATAAACTCGCTAGATTTTTTAACAATAAAAACCTATATGGCTAA
- a CDS encoding sigma factor-like helix-turn-helix DNA-binding protein, which yields MLDMECKKCGSRHIVKAGMKPMAEGKVQRYRCQDCKHYFTGVEKYHRLSEETKELIERMYDEKGEQRKIARVLGISLGTVQFHLKKR from the coding sequence ATGTTGGATATGGAATGTAAAAAGTGTGGATCACGCCATATCGTGAAAGCTGGGATGAAACCTATGGCAGAGGGAAAGGTGCAACGATATCGTTGTCAGGATTGTAAGCATTATTTCACCGGAGTGGAAAAATATCATCGTTTGAGCGAAGAGACGAAAGAGCTAATTGAGCGGATGTATGATGAAAAAGGTGAACAGCGAAAAATAGCAAGGGTTCTAGGTATTAGCCTTGGAACCGTACAGTTTCATCTGAAAAAAAGATGA